The DNA window GGGCCATCCGCTTGGACGACCACATCAGCGCGCACGCGCCGTCGGATATCTGCGAGGAGTTGCCGGCGGTGTGGACGGCGGTGGGCATGACGGGCTTGAGCCCGCCGAGCGCCTCGGTGTTCGTGTCGCGCAGCCCCTCGTCGCGGTCGACGAGCCGCCACATGCCCTGTCCCGCGTACTGCTCCTCCTCCGTCGTCGGCACCTGGACGGCGAACGTCTCCCGCTTGAAGCGCTCCTCGGCCCAGGCGCGGGCGGCCCGCTGCTGGGAGAGGAGGCCGAGTCCGTCGACGTGCTCCCGGGTCAGGCCGCGCTTGCGGGCGATGCGTTCGGCGGCCTCGAACTGGTTGGGCAGGTCGACGCTCCACTCGTCGGGGAACGGCTTGCCCGGTCCGTGCTTGGAGCCGCTGCCGAGCGGGACCCGGGACATGGCCTCGACGCCGCACGCGATGCCGATGTCGACGACGCCGCCCGCGATCATGTTGGCGACCAGGTGGTTGGCCTGCTGCGAGGAGCCGCACTGGCAGTCGACGGTGGTGGCCGCGGTCTCGTAGGGCAGGCCCATGGCCAGCCAGGCGGTGCGCGCGGGGTTCATGGACTGCTCGCCGGCGTGGGTGACCGTGCCGCTGACGATCTGCTCGACGCAGTCGGGCTGGATGCCGGTGCGGGCGAGCACCTCCCGGTACGTCTCGCCCAGCAGGTAGGCGGGGTGGA is part of the Streptomyces roseifaciens genome and encodes:
- a CDS encoding steroid 3-ketoacyl-CoA thiolase — protein: MAAEPVIVEAVRTPIGRRGGTLANLHPAYLLGETYREVLARTGIQPDCVEQIVSGTVTHAGEQSMNPARTAWLAMGLPYETAATTVDCQCGSSQQANHLVANMIAGGVVDIGIACGVEAMSRVPLGSGSKHGPGKPFPDEWSVDLPNQFEAAERIARKRGLTREHVDGLGLLSQQRAARAWAEERFKRETFAVQVPTTEEEQYAGQGMWRLVDRDEGLRDTNTEALGGLKPVMPTAVHTAGNSSQISDGACALMWSSKRMARALKLRPRARIVAQALVGADPHFHLDGTIDATRAVLGKAGMSLRDIDLVEINEAFASVVLSWAQVFEQDLQKINVNGGAIALGHPVGATGARLITTALHELERADKEFALITMCAGGALATGTIIQRL